One window from the genome of Hydractinia symbiolongicarpus strain clone_291-10 chromosome 1, HSymV2.1, whole genome shotgun sequence encodes:
- the LOC130661290 gene encoding uncharacterized protein LOC130661290: protein MRLTDEFTSLFFDMRFMIGMIVLLFITIIYTRKPLSIDEMKHLPPSPRRLPIVGNMHLVLLKRKFHLPLLFARLCDQLGSVFTFWLGKSPIVVVNNYDAAKVILHAKDCSGRPQRYTGNVYSRGFKGIVVTTDCPALTRRKNITHNALKISSKNGKCADL from the exons ATGAGGCTAACTGATGAATTTACAAGTTTG TTTTTTGACATGCGTTTTATGATTGGGATGATCGTGCTACTCTTTATAACGATAATCTACACCCGAAAACCTTTAAGTATTGATGAGATGAAACATCTACCGCCCAGTCCCAGAAGATTACCGATAGTGGGAAATATGCACCTTGTACTGCTGAAACGAAAATTTCATCTTCCGCTACTCTTTGCGAGACTATGTGACCAACTTGGATCGGTGTTTACGTTTTGGCTTGGTAAATCACCTATTGTTGTTGTAAATAACTATGATGCTGCAAAAGTGATTCTGCACGCAAAAGACTGTTCAGGGAGGCCGCAAAGATATACTGGTAATGTCTACTCAAGAGGATTTAAGG GTATTGTTGTCACCACTGATTGTCCTGCGCtgacaagaagaaaaaatattacacaCAACGCATTGAAAATTTCATCCAAAAACGGGAAATGCGCGGATTTATAA